One Falco biarmicus isolate bFalBia1 chromosome 13, bFalBia1.pri, whole genome shotgun sequence genomic region harbors:
- the SERP1 gene encoding stress-associated endoplasmic reticulum protein 1 produces the protein MVAKQRIRMANEKHSKNITQRGNVAKTSRTAPEEKASVGPWLLALFIFVVCGSAIFQIIQSIRMGM, from the exons ATGGTGGCCAAGCAGCGCATCCGCATGGCCAACGAGAAGCACAGCAAGAACATCACGCAGCGAGGGAACGTCGCCAAGACCTCG AGGACGGCCCCGGAGGAGAAGGCGTCGGTcgggccctggctgctggcgTTGTTCATCTTCGTGGTTTGCGGATCAG CCATCTTCCAGATCATCCAGAGCATCCGGATGGGCATGTGA